From a single Longimicrobiaceae bacterium genomic region:
- the lepA gene encoding translation elongation factor 4 encodes MRIEHIRNFCIVAHIDHGKSTLADRLLESTRTLQQREMKQQVLDSMDIERERGITIKLNAVRMGYTAKDGCVYQLNLIDTPGHVDFTYEVSRSLAACEGAILVVDASQGVQAQTLSNLFLAMDAGLEIIPVLNKIDLPGAEPERRRDELVDLLGVDPEDVIFASAKAGIGIDRILEAVVAKVPAPEGDPDAAPRALIFDSYYDKYLGAVPSIRVVDGVFRKGTRIGFGANENVYPVDEVGYLQLGRFPTQELRCGEVGYIIAGIRRVADTRSGDTIYDADNRAGELIPGFQEVKPMVFAGIYPTDTDQYEELRDALAKLQLNDASLSYEPETSLALGFGFRCGFLGLLHMEIIQERLEREFDLDLITTVPNVKYHVVMTDDSAMWVESPSALPDPTKIDRIEEPYVSARIMVPADYIGGVQKLCHERRADFKGMSYPDPQRVELSYDLPLAEIVLDFYDRLKSATRGYASFDYDFADYRANPLIKLDMLINGDPIDAFSVILHRDKAYEYGRTIAEKLRELIPRQMFDVAIQAAIGNKIVARESIKAMRKNVTAKCYGGDITRKRKLLEKQKEGKKRMKQVGTVEIPQEAFLAVLKVGD; translated from the coding sequence TTGCGCATAGAGCACATCCGCAACTTCTGCATCGTCGCCCACATCGACCACGGCAAGTCCACGCTGGCCGACCGGCTGCTCGAGTCCACGCGCACGCTCCAGCAGCGGGAGATGAAGCAGCAGGTGCTCGACAGCATGGACATCGAGCGCGAGCGGGGCATCACCATCAAGCTGAACGCCGTGCGCATGGGCTACACGGCGAAGGACGGGTGCGTCTACCAGCTCAACCTGATCGACACGCCCGGGCACGTGGACTTCACGTACGAGGTGTCGCGCTCGCTGGCCGCGTGCGAGGGGGCGATCCTGGTGGTGGACGCCAGCCAGGGCGTCCAGGCGCAGACGCTCTCCAACCTCTTCCTGGCGATGGACGCGGGGCTGGAGATCATCCCCGTGCTGAACAAGATCGACCTTCCCGGCGCCGAGCCCGAGAGGCGCCGCGACGAGCTGGTCGACCTCCTGGGCGTCGATCCGGAGGACGTGATCTTCGCGTCGGCCAAGGCGGGGATCGGGATCGACCGGATCCTGGAGGCCGTGGTCGCGAAGGTCCCGGCGCCGGAGGGCGACCCGGACGCCGCGCCGCGGGCGCTGATCTTCGACTCGTACTACGACAAGTACCTGGGCGCGGTGCCCAGCATCCGCGTGGTGGACGGGGTGTTCCGGAAGGGCACGCGCATCGGCTTCGGGGCCAACGAGAACGTCTATCCCGTGGACGAGGTGGGGTACCTCCAGCTCGGCCGCTTCCCCACGCAGGAGCTGCGGTGCGGCGAGGTGGGCTACATCATCGCCGGCATCCGGCGCGTGGCCGACACCCGCAGCGGCGACACCATCTACGACGCCGACAACCGGGCGGGCGAGCTGATCCCCGGCTTCCAGGAGGTGAAGCCGATGGTGTTCGCGGGCATCTACCCGACCGACACCGACCAGTACGAGGAGCTGCGCGACGCGCTGGCCAAGCTGCAGCTCAACGACGCCTCGCTCAGCTACGAGCCCGAGACGTCGCTGGCGCTGGGCTTCGGCTTCCGCTGTGGCTTCCTGGGCCTGCTGCACATGGAGATCATCCAGGAGCGCCTGGAGCGCGAGTTCGACCTGGACCTCATCACCACCGTGCCCAACGTGAAGTACCACGTGGTGATGACAGACGACTCGGCGATGTGGGTGGAGAGCCCCAGCGCCCTCCCGGACCCGACCAAGATCGACCGCATCGAGGAGCCGTACGTGAGCGCCCGCATCATGGTGCCGGCGGACTACATCGGCGGCGTCCAGAAGCTGTGCCACGAGCGGCGCGCGGACTTCAAGGGCATGAGCTACCCGGACCCGCAGCGCGTGGAGCTGAGCTACGACCTGCCGCTGGCGGAGATCGTGCTCGACTTCTACGACCGCCTCAAGTCCGCCACGCGCGGCTACGCCAGCTTCGACTACGACTTCGCGGACTACCGCGCCAACCCGCTGATCAAGCTGGACATGCTGATCAACGGCGACCCCATCGACGCCTTCAGCGTGATCCTGCACCGCGACAAGGCGTACGAGTACGGCCGCACCATCGCCGAGAAGCTGCGCGAGCTGATCCCCCGGCAGATGTTCGACGTGGCGATCCAGGCGGCCATCGGCAACAAGATCGTGGCGCGCGAGAGCATCAAGGCCATGCGCAAGAACGTGACGGCGAAGTGCTACGGCGGCGACATCACCCGCAAGCGCAAGCTCCTGGAGAAGCAGAAGGAAGGCAAGAAGCGGATGAAGCAGGTGGGCACCGTGGAGATCCCGCAGGAGGCCTTCCTGGCCGTCCTGAAAGTGGGCGACTAG
- a CDS encoding glycosyltransferase, producing the protein MRISVVLSTYRQPRLLELALWGYAAQTRRGFQLVLADDGSGPETRAVVERMRRISCLDLVHVWHPDRGFRKTEILNRAIAAASGDYLVFSDGDTIPRRDFVQVHARLAEPRRFLSGGYLHLPRALSERLTADDVRAGRATSPRWLRANGWRPGHRRLRLVGSTRVAAALDHLTTTPLRWHGMNASTWKRHLLEVNGFDLEMGYGGEDAALGERLVNLGIRPKRIRFRAPAVHLWHPRPYFDEERIARNNAIRERIRSTGETRTPAGLMELYSELSGDDDPASLRTGVSAWLHPLDQTGAAEASAIA; encoded by the coding sequence GTGCGCATCTCCGTCGTTCTCAGCACCTACCGGCAGCCGCGCCTGCTGGAGCTGGCGCTTTGGGGCTACGCCGCGCAGACGCGCCGCGGCTTCCAGCTGGTGCTGGCCGACGACGGATCGGGCCCGGAGACGCGCGCCGTGGTGGAGCGCATGCGGCGCATCTCCTGCCTGGACCTCGTCCACGTCTGGCACCCGGACCGGGGCTTCCGCAAGACCGAGATCCTGAACCGCGCCATCGCCGCGGCTTCGGGCGACTACCTCGTGTTCAGCGACGGCGACACCATCCCGCGGCGCGACTTCGTGCAGGTGCACGCGCGGCTGGCCGAGCCGCGGCGCTTCCTCTCCGGCGGCTACCTGCACCTGCCGCGGGCGCTCAGCGAGCGGCTTACGGCCGACGACGTACGCGCGGGCCGGGCGACGAGCCCGCGGTGGCTGCGCGCGAACGGCTGGCGCCCGGGGCACCGGCGGCTGCGTCTGGTGGGCTCCACGCGCGTTGCGGCGGCGCTGGACCACCTCACCACCACGCCGCTGCGCTGGCACGGGATGAACGCGTCCACCTGGAAGCGCCACCTGCTGGAGGTGAACGGGTTCGACCTGGAGATGGGCTACGGCGGCGAGGACGCGGCGCTGGGCGAGCGCCTGGTGAACCTGGGCATCCGCCCCAAGCGCATCCGCTTCCGCGCACCGGCCGTGCACCTCTGGCACCCGCGCCCGTACTTCGACGAGGAGCGCATAGCCAGGAACAACGCAATCCGCGAACGCATCCGCAGCACGGGCGAGACGCGCACGCCGGCCGGGCTGATGGAGCTGTACTCCGAACTGTCCGGCGACGACGACCCGGCATCTCTCCGCACCGGCGTCTCCGCCTGGCTCCATCCGCTCGATCAGACGGGCGCCGCGGAAGCTTCCGCCATCGCCTGA
- a CDS encoding glycosyltransferase: MHISVILTTYDQPAFLEKVLWGWALQTRRDFQLVIADDGSGPETLDVIRRVCAESGLTALHVWHEDRGFRKTEILNRAIAACDGDYLLFTDGDTIPRRDLVDVHYRLAEPGRYLAGGYIKMPREVSEAITVDEVRSGRFTDLAWLRARGWKPGHRAFRLTRSPRLARLYDALTPTKTIFAGNNSSVWRDAVVAANGFEGEMGYGGLDRALGYRLVNLGLRGKQIRHRAIAIHLHHERPYRTPEGMRRNREILDAIRRGGETRARLGLAELQPDPSLRVRGEPLPQETA, from the coding sequence ATGCACATCTCGGTCATCCTCACCACGTACGACCAGCCCGCCTTCCTGGAGAAGGTGCTGTGGGGCTGGGCGTTGCAGACGCGGCGCGACTTCCAGCTCGTGATCGCCGACGACGGCTCCGGGCCGGAGACGCTGGACGTGATCCGCCGCGTGTGCGCGGAGTCCGGGCTGACGGCGCTGCACGTGTGGCACGAGGACCGCGGCTTCCGGAAGACGGAGATCCTGAACCGCGCCATCGCCGCGTGTGACGGCGACTACCTGCTGTTCACGGACGGCGACACCATCCCCCGCCGCGACCTGGTGGACGTGCATTACCGGCTGGCCGAGCCGGGGCGCTACCTGGCCGGCGGCTACATCAAGATGCCGCGCGAGGTGAGCGAGGCCATCACGGTGGACGAGGTCCGCTCCGGCCGTTTCACCGATCTCGCCTGGCTGCGCGCGCGCGGGTGGAAGCCCGGGCACCGCGCATTCCGCCTCACGCGCTCGCCCCGCCTGGCGCGCCTGTACGACGCGCTCACGCCCACGAAGACGATCTTCGCCGGCAACAACTCGTCCGTCTGGCGCGACGCGGTGGTTGCGGCCAACGGCTTCGAGGGCGAGATGGGCTACGGCGGGCTGGACCGCGCGCTGGGCTACCGGCTGGTGAACCTGGGCCTCCGCGGCAAGCAGATCCGGCACCGCGCCATCGCCATCCACCTGCATCACGAGCGCCCGTACCGCACGCCCGAGGGCATGCGGCGCAACCGCGAGATCCTGGACGCCATACGCCGCGGCGGCGAGACCCGCGCGCGGCTGGGCCTGGCCGAGCTGCAACCCGACCCGTCGCTGCGCGTTCGCGGCGAACCCCTCCCGCAGGAGACCGCATGA
- a CDS encoding ROK family protein yields the protein MTAGTADKRWIVGVDLGGTNIVVGLLPIEGGEVLGLRTLPTDSVRGAKFVVDRMVSLIEESIAEVTAAHGATREAVAGVGIGSPGPLDRKTGTVINTPNLGWRNFPLRDLISNAVHLPATLDNDANCATYGEWWLGAGRSVQTLVGLTLGTGIGGGIVLNGEIFHGCSDIAGEIGHMTIEANGRRCKCGNYGCLEQYASGPAIATRAVEGIEVGVETILNEMVHGKLEDITAATVYEAAVRGDAFAEEVMKDTARFLGAGVANIINILNPEMVVISGGVTKAGERLFAPLQAEVRRRAFRAAQECCQIVPALLPGTAGVVGAAAVFKKEKFGAV from the coding sequence ATGACCGCTGGCACGGCCGACAAGCGCTGGATCGTGGGTGTGGACCTGGGCGGGACCAACATCGTCGTAGGCCTGCTCCCCATTGAGGGCGGCGAGGTGCTGGGGCTGCGCACGCTGCCCACCGACTCGGTGCGCGGCGCCAAGTTCGTGGTGGACCGCATGGTGAGCCTCATCGAGGAGTCCATCGCCGAGGTCACGGCGGCGCACGGCGCCACGCGCGAGGCCGTGGCGGGGGTGGGCATCGGCTCGCCGGGGCCTCTGGACCGGAAGACGGGCACGGTCATCAACACGCCCAACCTGGGCTGGCGAAACTTCCCGCTGCGCGACCTGATCTCCAACGCCGTGCATCTCCCGGCCACGCTGGACAACGACGCCAACTGCGCCACGTACGGCGAGTGGTGGCTGGGCGCCGGCCGCAGCGTGCAGACGCTGGTGGGCCTCACGCTGGGCACCGGAATCGGCGGCGGGATCGTGCTGAACGGCGAGATCTTCCACGGCTGCAGCGACATCGCCGGCGAGATCGGCCACATGACCATCGAGGCCAACGGACGCCGCTGCAAGTGCGGCAATTACGGCTGCCTGGAGCAGTACGCGAGCGGCCCCGCCATCGCCACGCGCGCCGTGGAGGGCATCGAGGTGGGCGTGGAGACCATCCTGAACGAGATGGTGCACGGGAAGCTGGAGGACATCACGGCGGCGACGGTCTACGAGGCCGCCGTGCGCGGCGACGCGTTCGCGGAAGAGGTGATGAAGGATACGGCGCGGTTCCTGGGGGCGGGCGTGGCGAACATCATCAACATCCTCAACCCGGAGATGGTGGTGATCTCGGGCGGCGTGACCAAGGCGGGCGAGCGCCTCTTCGCGCCCCTCCAGGCCGAGGTCCGGCGCCGCGCCTTCCGCGCCGCGCAGGAGTGCTGCCAGATCGTGCCCGCGCTGCTCCCCGGCACCGCCGGCGTGGTCGGCGCCGCCGCGGTGTTCAAGAAGGAGAAGTTCGGCGCCGTCTGA
- a CDS encoding tetratricopeptide repeat protein — translation MEDVLLWAAVQPSMRSALFSDPPPEARSPRGVELPLHVLHRKLRDEHADAETVSQLCTQISEWAESNGSIRTAIHFAQAAAVASPTAAENAYRTGRLSRMNAQHARAESWFRRAIVLGRSASDWTTYTRALSGLGNLYRQKGDYPAAKHFHSKTLRAAREHGLPELRGDALHDLSIVSYESGDPHAGTAYGRQAYTVRGRHHPKLPALANDLALFWMIYEGAFSRVLPIFQELLRYVWEPMPRLFVLANICRSAGGSGARDVFDKAWGEVWEMLTLTGNRQGHAAAFVELAHGAMMLRRWRQAAAAAERALAIATERHECAVQRAAAALLQAIRNEARASVSVSSSGVAGRAEDELAETLVAALRPH, via the coding sequence GTGGAAGACGTTCTGCTGTGGGCAGCCGTCCAGCCCAGCATGCGTTCCGCGCTCTTCTCCGACCCTCCTCCGGAAGCTCGATCGCCGCGCGGGGTCGAGTTGCCACTCCACGTGCTGCACCGGAAGCTGCGCGACGAGCACGCGGATGCGGAAACCGTCAGCCAACTCTGCACCCAGATTTCGGAATGGGCAGAATCCAACGGAAGCATCCGCACCGCGATTCACTTCGCGCAGGCCGCCGCGGTCGCCTCACCTACGGCCGCCGAGAATGCCTATCGCACGGGGCGCCTTTCGCGCATGAACGCGCAGCATGCCCGCGCAGAGAGTTGGTTTCGCCGAGCCATCGTGCTGGGGCGGAGCGCAAGCGATTGGACGACGTACACACGCGCCCTCTCCGGTCTTGGGAACCTGTACCGGCAAAAGGGCGACTACCCTGCGGCCAAGCACTTCCACAGTAAGACCTTGCGCGCCGCGCGCGAGCACGGGCTGCCGGAGCTCAGGGGCGACGCATTGCACGATCTTTCCATCGTGAGCTACGAGTCCGGCGATCCCCACGCGGGCACCGCTTACGGCAGGCAGGCGTACACGGTTCGCGGCCGGCACCACCCGAAGCTGCCGGCGCTCGCGAACGATCTTGCGCTGTTCTGGATGATCTATGAGGGCGCCTTCTCGCGCGTCCTCCCCATCTTCCAGGAGCTGCTACGCTACGTCTGGGAGCCGATGCCCCGTCTGTTCGTCCTGGCGAACATCTGCCGCTCGGCCGGAGGTTCCGGGGCTCGAGACGTTTTCGACAAAGCGTGGGGCGAAGTGTGGGAGATGCTGACGCTCACGGGGAACCGGCAAGGGCACGCCGCCGCTTTCGTCGAGCTCGCCCACGGTGCGATGATGCTCCGGCGGTGGCGGCAAGCCGCCGCTGCGGCAGAGCGTGCGTTGGCCATAGCGACGGAACGACACGAATGCGCTGTGCAGCGCGCGGCCGCCGCACTCCTTCAGGCCATCCGCAACGAAGCACGCGCGAGCGTGTCGGTGAGCTCGTCCGGCGTCGCCGGGCGGGCGGAGGACGAGCTCGCGGAAACGCTGGTCGCAGCCTTGCGCCCGCACTGA
- a CDS encoding carbohydrate kinase family protein, which produces MRRLGVLGPLVWDTIWTEEDLRRGTPFTSWGGMAYSLASAAAARPDGWEVVPLLKVGDDLEAEARKFLASLPGFSVGPSVFAVPVPNNRVELRYLDNARRGERQTGGVPGWEWSELEPHLAGLDALYVNFISGFELSLETAKRLRAEFSGPLYTDLHSLFLGCPGAGTRARRRLPDWERWVACFDGVQVNEEEVATLADLPESWADGAARLLRQGARVAAVTLGPDGAGVASAAGLPEDPAEWRTGSARAGGDEPIVRIYPTDPDGAGDPTGCGDVWGASFFSRLLAGDGIDAAATFAHRLAARKLGHRGASGLYEHFAHSSGG; this is translated from the coding sequence ATGCGGCGGCTGGGCGTGTTGGGGCCACTGGTGTGGGACACCATCTGGACGGAAGAAGACCTGCGGCGCGGGACGCCGTTCACCTCGTGGGGCGGGATGGCGTACTCGCTCGCGTCCGCAGCGGCGGCGCGTCCGGACGGCTGGGAGGTGGTGCCGCTACTGAAGGTGGGCGACGACCTGGAGGCGGAGGCGCGCAAGTTCCTGGCGTCGCTGCCGGGCTTCTCGGTGGGCCCGTCGGTCTTCGCCGTACCGGTGCCCAACAACCGAGTGGAGCTGCGCTACCTGGACAATGCCCGCCGCGGCGAGCGCCAGACGGGCGGAGTGCCGGGCTGGGAGTGGAGCGAGCTGGAGCCGCACCTGGCCGGGCTGGACGCGCTGTACGTCAACTTCATCTCCGGCTTCGAGCTGTCGCTGGAGACGGCCAAGCGGCTGCGGGCGGAGTTCTCCGGCCCGCTTTACACCGACCTGCACTCGCTCTTCCTGGGGTGCCCCGGCGCCGGCACGCGCGCCCGCCGCCGCCTGCCGGACTGGGAGCGCTGGGTAGCCTGCTTCGACGGCGTGCAGGTGAACGAGGAAGAGGTCGCCACCCTCGCCGATTTGCCCGAGAGCTGGGCCGACGGCGCCGCGCGCCTCCTCCGCCAGGGCGCGCGCGTGGCGGCGGTTACGCTCGGCCCGGACGGCGCGGGCGTCGCCTCCGCGGCGGGGCTGCCGGAGGATCCGGCGGAGTGGCGGACGGGCTCCGCGAGGGCGGGCGGGGACGAGCCCATCGTCCGCATCTACCCGACGGACCCGGATGGGGCGGGCGACCCCACGGGGTGCGGCGACGTGTGGGGCGCCTCGTTCTTCTCGCGGCTGCTTGCGGGAGATGGGATCGACGCCGCGGCGACGTTCGCGCACCGGTTGGCCGCGCGGAAGCTGGGGCACCGCGGCGCGTCCGGCCTGTACGAGCACTTCGCGCACAGCTCCGGCGGCTGA